The Nitrospira sp. genome includes a region encoding these proteins:
- a CDS encoding deoxyhypusine synthase family protein, translating into MYAREFRDGAKDGLEALEPLDPDKISSFGELLEAMGKTAFGGRHVGRAFEVLWEMIADPECKVVMTLSGAMTIAKMGKIITKMIDEGMVQCIISTGALMAHGLSESVGKTHYRHDPSMSDEELFKKGYNRVYDTLEMEANLNYVEHIVTQTVKRLSQDRPLCSEMLTRELGKTLAEEVQGEGILKSAYLKNVPIYIPAFTDSEVGLDMGTWAMAREVTQARAQVGHNGDLSVLKSILQSQPSFNPYLDLNSYADHVLSAKRLGIFTIGGGVPRNWAQQVGPYIEISNLRLGLSVKPPRFHYGVRICPEPDYWGGLSGCTYQEGLSWGKFVTPKDGGRFAEVLSDATVVWPLLMMGLMERKKAGVVRGS; encoded by the coding sequence ATGTATGCACGCGAGTTTCGTGACGGAGCAAAAGACGGATTAGAGGCGCTTGAGCCGCTTGATCCTGACAAGATTTCCTCGTTCGGCGAACTGTTGGAGGCGATGGGCAAGACGGCCTTCGGTGGGCGGCACGTGGGGAGAGCCTTCGAGGTACTCTGGGAGATGATCGCAGACCCTGAGTGTAAGGTCGTGATGACGTTGTCCGGTGCGATGACCATCGCCAAGATGGGGAAGATCATCACGAAGATGATTGATGAGGGGATGGTGCAGTGCATCATCTCAACCGGCGCGCTCATGGCTCATGGCCTGAGCGAGTCAGTTGGAAAGACGCATTATCGGCATGATCCCTCGATGAGCGACGAGGAACTGTTTAAGAAGGGGTACAACCGCGTCTACGATACGCTCGAGATGGAAGCCAATTTGAATTATGTGGAGCACATCGTGACCCAGACGGTGAAACGTCTGAGTCAGGATCGACCACTCTGTTCCGAGATGTTGACGCGTGAGCTAGGCAAAACATTGGCGGAGGAAGTTCAGGGCGAAGGCATTTTGAAGAGCGCCTACCTGAAAAACGTACCGATCTATATCCCAGCCTTTACTGATTCTGAAGTGGGGCTTGATATGGGCACATGGGCAATGGCACGGGAGGTGACTCAAGCACGAGCGCAGGTCGGACACAACGGAGACCTCTCGGTCCTCAAGAGCATTCTCCAGTCACAGCCCTCGTTCAATCCCTATCTCGATCTCAATAGTTATGCCGATCATGTGCTCTCGGCGAAGCGGCTGGGAATTTTCACGATCGGTGGCGGGGTGCCGAGGAATTGGGCACAGCAGGTAGGTCCCTACATCGAGATCAGTAACCTTCGCTTGGGCCTCAGTGTGAAGCCTCCACGTTTTCACTACGGTGTGAGGATTTGTCCGGAACCGGATTACTGGGGAGGACTCAGCGGCTGTACCTATCAAGAAGGACTCTCCTGGGGAAAGTTTGTGACGCCGAAAGATGGTGGACGGTTTGCCGAAGTACTGAGCGATGCCACTGTCGTGTGGCCACTGTTGATGATGGGATTGATGGAGAGAAAAAAAGCAGGAGTCGTACGCGGTTCATGA